DNA from Denticeps clupeoides chromosome 7, fDenClu1.1, whole genome shotgun sequence:
TTGTGTAATTcgcttttggccatgactgtatctGTGAGTAATTTGTATTATGATTCTTAtgcaatatattattatacattataatatcaatatattaattatattagtCAGTCAAATAATTTCTTCACATTtcttatttatgacatttatctgTTTTGCATAATGTGGCTTTGTAAACACACCGCAGTGCACATGACTGCCTGTTTACCAGTAGAGGcggagctttttaaaaaatttttactGGAAAGGGTCCGTTTCCCCCTCCTCTTTCcacagacaagaatgggcagcTAGCGCATTGCCCAATTTCTCTGCAAAAGTCTACTTTTGGTCAAACCACAAAGTCATagacatatttatttcattccatcagaaatacacatttacaaaaGCATTTACAATTAAGATGAATACATTCACACTGACAAACTGTTTGTCATCTTGTCCGTGTTATACATTCACATTCATGGTCATCTTAAGAATGTTCAGTGCTCaaagcatttaaatttttttttttttttaaatattcaatgAGCCTTTTGAAAAGACCCAATAATGTCAGTCTGGGTTCCCTGTGAGACAAGGTCCAGCTGGCTGAGTGTAAATGTTTTGCTGGTCTTGCTGCACATGTAACATCGATAAAGATGATCCTTATCAACAGGCAGACCGCTATCAATTTTTGAAGTTCTGTTTAACCAATTGATGCTCTCCCATCTGAAACATATATGGCATCtcacctgcaaaaaaaataaataaatcattagcAGCAATCTCTAAAGTGTTCCACAGGACATCCTAGAAACATTTCATCTTATAggatttaatttatttccataaatcaaatattattattttaacagtccattatatatttaaaacattcaCCCCAttcttttttatgaataaaatacatgttacatttagagatactttattcattttaaccTTACTGGTTTTTAATGGTGGCAGTCATGCCAATTTTCCCAGTTTGGTATAAAATGattttcttcttattttctgTAATATCACTTCAGTACTTACAAAAATTTGTCTAGGTTTTGGCTGAACAGGTTcacctgggggaaaaaaatcgttttaatttaaaaatattgaatttatctttttttttttattaaacctacTGAACACTCACCACTGACTTCAAGTAAGGCATGTTTAACCTTTTCCTCCAATGCAGTCAACTTTATTGGAGTTCTGATTTCAAATGTGTAAAATTTCACATGGCTCACATCAGTCTTAATAGCCCCAGGAAAAACATGAAAGTCAGATCTAAGTGTATTTaatcaaaacaacaacaattattaGCATTCAGGCCAAATTCAAAAATCTCCATAACTACTCACATTCAGCTCTCGAGGAACTGTGGCTTTAGGAAGGCCCTCCCGATGATGGAGGCTAAGTGGTGTCTGGTTGGTGGTGGGGTTCACGGAGCAACACAGGCGAAATACACTGGCAGGCAGAAAACTGTCCCAGTTGTTTGGATGGTCCTTGACCAGATcatatattttactgtaaagGGATACATTTGGCTTCATTCAAACATATTAATAAAGCTACAGTAGTTTTCCCACCACAGCCCAGAATAAGAAGGTTAAGACCATGATTAATAACcagcaaaaatgtattattttttggatAGCCTATAGACGCAAAGTGTAAATCATGTGTAGGcaactgttattttttttagcctTAATTCCAATGGAAAGAAGGCGAGCTGGGTATCACTTTTGAAGCCCCTTTTCTCTTTTAGGTCTTGCCACTgagtaattgtttttgtctcGACTCTACTTGTGCCATTGCACTTAATGCTCCAAGAACTGACTGCATGTTAATAACCAGGGGGCAAAAGCTTTAACATGACTGGCATGATTCTAGAATTCCAAGTTAAATACTGTTGCTGAATTCTTCCAGGCATAAAAGAGGAGCTAGTGGGTACTAAAATGGTATACACCAAAATACAGACCTTACTACAAGGCCCCTTGTTTGAGTATCCACAGTCTCGGCTTGCTCATGGTGAAACAGCAGAATGCAATTATGCACATTGAGAATTTTTCCCAAAGCACAGTTCACCTGaatttcaaaaaataaaaatatttcacatttgcaaCATACTCCACTTCACAGTAATTGCACTAAAAACTGTCAACAGTGTACCTGGGCACAAAACATAACTGAACGAGATGTGAGCATGCCACATGGGAAACCTAGTTTTGAAATGAGGTTGCTGATCTTCTGGGCCACAAGTTCACATGTGTCTTCTTTCAGGGGAAATGCCTCTAGCCATTTGGAGTAATAGTCAGTCACAGTCAAAACAAACTCATTTTGGTTATTGGTCTTAAAATGAGGTCCCCACACTTCGACAGCCAGCCATTCCCATCTCTCTGTGACCTGCAGTTTAAAAAAGATTCAACATGACCACTGATCAAAGTGACAATTTCCATctcaaataaatgatttaatgaGAATGGAAATGGGTTTGTTGTGGAACACACAGTTGGTGAATGGAAACATGTCTTGTATGAAAAGGTGTAtatatgggtaaaaaaaaaaaacaatgtacagtataccaatgtaaatggtcatgaaaataaaagaaacacattgaatgagaaggtgtgtccaaacttttggcctgtacttatATATTAATGCAATATATGTAGGCTACAGCGTATGTTCGCGTGTTTATAAATCTCCTATTGTTATTTCCTATTAAAGCATTTACCTTAATTGTTAATTTGGGATTAGTCTCTTCGGTCCAGTCCTGATGGGAATATTTGGATTAAAAATTTTGATcctaaaatgataaataataatatattataaacaaAACTGTAACATACGTTGCAAGTTCCATCTTCTGTCCTCCACTGTACAGTCTGTGAGGGGGAAACCAGAGTTAAGCttaagataaagaaaaaattaaacagtaaCTTATGAAAATTGGAATAACAACACAAAATTCGTCAGAATAATAATGATGTTACCTGAGGTGACACACGCTTCCGATTTTTCGATTTTAACCTGGCTGAAGGTCGCTTCCTTAAAGGGTCAGACGATGAGAAGATGGTCGGAATGGCTATTTTGTTGAGGCGCAGTAAACCATCAAGAGTTCTGTAGAAGCACTTCTCCTCAAAATGCGACGAGCACAGTCGCGAATCCTTGCTGGGTGTCCACTCGCCTCGCCCCATGTTGATCAGCCACCACTGCAGCCTGGACTCATCTTTTAAAGGGAACCTGGAAGAACACGCAgacacattttgcacataaaCCCATCACAAAACATAAATGCAACATTGACGTTACACGTGCAACAGACGTTCTGAACAGGTTTTCCGTTAATTGCTATGCAGGTGCCATTTGTGAGCAGTTTAACAAACAGTTGTGGTAAACTGGTAAGTACGACGTGCAGTAAACCGCTTCTCCGCGGCGGGTGCTTGAGGGAGCCCCATTAGCAGGACTCATTTGAAAGAGTCGCTCACCGGAAAAAATGCAAAGAGTTTCCCGGCGAGTATCTGTTAGTGCAGTTTAACGCGGAACAAGACATGGCGTCGACACACAGCCGCGGCCAGTCCGAGTCCTCCTCTTGGATAGACTGTGGGGACCGGACtcacaatgtttaaaaaaaaaaataagtaaaaagaaCTGGCAACACGACGCCTTCACTGCCATGGTACAGTTTTGAAGCCAACTGGGCCTCGTTATTGGACTGCGCACGCGCAGTAGCGGCACTTTGGAACCAGCGCCTGCGCAGTGCAGGGCGGCGGTGTGCAAATTGATTCATTCGATTCCTTGACGTGAAGGAATCCGCTCAAAATCTTTGGGAAATAAGTTTGCTATTCGCCCCGTAAAACAATTTCAGTAAAACAACATATCTAGATTGTATTTCGGTGTGTACAGTCATTGTGCAGGTTACATCAGGAGGAATTGGAGGAGTGAAGGAGTTGTGATTGCTATGAATCACCAGTGCCTGTGAACTCTTGAGATGTATTTAGAAACTACAcgttaaaattatttttacacacaacGGAGAATGGTATGAACTGGCAACCTCGGTCTAAATCCCGTATCCGGTCCGAACGCGTCACGTTACCTTCGCAGCTGACACCAGGTCAGTTTGTGTGCGTTTCTGctacgcagcagcagcaggtgcgTCTGATTTCAGAACAGCGGCCGCGGTGAAGAAAGTTGACGCGCACCGAGCAAAGCAAAACAGAGCAAAACCGTCCGCCATTTTACCCAAGGCTGTCGTTTCGCGTACGGGGAGCGATGGGAGTGGAGTGCGCCGTGTTAACGTGCCATTACAAGCGAAAAAAAGAGACGAAACAAGCTGGAATTACCTTTCACATGTCAGTAAAGCTCGAAAAGGCCGTGAAATCCCATTTAATCGATGCAACCTGGAAATGTGGTGATGCATTAGGAGTTGTTAGCCTATTCATACTGATGAATGAGCTTCATGCTGTTTGTACAAACTTTAATCGGAGCTTTGGTTTCTGTGGTCCCCACACACCCGGTTctgtatgtatttaatatagGTTTCCAAAGAATGCCAGCCTGCGCCAAAAGTGGACAGAGTTTGCTCAGAGGGAGAAAGGATGGTCTCCAAAAAACTGGGATGTCATTTGCAGCCTTCACTTTCTGCCGCAAGACTTTGACAGAACTGGCCAGACTGTAAGACTGAGAACAAACGTGGTGCCATCCATTTTTCTAGACGGTCCTATAAGCACTTGTAAggtaggattaaaaaaaaacacaaaaaaaacattcataacaGGTAAAAAACAGGTGGTTACAACATTTGTTATATGTTATGTTGTTGTGGGTCTGTCTTGGTTAAAGCCAAAACTGCaaaaggtatttttttatttttagaaagcAGGTCAAAAGAAGATTCAAATCAAGGTATGACTAATATTCCATATCCAGGTTAATGTTGATTATAAGACATTACTCAATGAATGAGTATACTTTGATAGTTGTACTTCTGGTACAGTTTAGGAATAAGAATGTAATATATGTCCTCCTCCTTCACACTTCCATTCTGCAGAAAGCCAGTCCCGCAAAGTCTGCTAGTGCAGTAGCAGTAGAACAAACCCAGACGTGTCCCCCAGTGTCTCCAGAGTCTGTCGCAGATCGCAGTGTACAGTGAGTGTTGTAATTTGTGGAATTTTACATGTGGACACTTTGCATGAATCCCCCATGTCTGCTTTCTCGCATTATTACTAAAGAATTTCTTCTGGTTTGGCGAAGGCCATCTGAACAGGGCTGTGACGTCCCCAGCATGGAAAAGCATGTGATTGATCTCAGTGTCATCAGAGTACATGACTACTGTTTACCATGTGTAGGTAAACAATACTTAATCTAATAAGTAGTATTTGgataatttattacatttatgtacACCGTGTGTTCTGTTGTTTTATTAGTACACACATGACTGTAGTCATACAATTAAGTGTGCTTCCATCAATGTCTGTCTGTAATTTTAAAGGAGATGGGCATGAGGGCAGAACACAGTACACAGTCACAGTCccattttgtgcaaaagaatGTCATAGAGGTAAGAGGTTATTTAATTTGACTACCATTGTACTAACATTTTGAAAGTAGTTCTAgtattgattttatttacatCATGCTTCAGCCTCACTTTCTCAATCCTTTGTCAAGGTCAAGGGCAGGTGGGAATGGCTTGGCTTAGAACTGAAAGGTCCGCTTCCTACGACCAAAAATGGGAACAGGTTTATCCTGACAGTGCTGGACTACTACACAAAGTGGGTGGAAGCTTGCGCCATCAAGAGTCGAGGCTCAGAGTCCCTGGCGCTCACTCTATGTGAACTTGTGTCTCGTTTGGGTTTTCCTTTGGGAATCCTTTCCAGACTGAGTGATGGTACCATTAGAAAAGTAAGCAtgtatctctgtgtgtattGAGCATACATCCTGCTATTTGTACCACAACGCCTGGAATACTTCATAAAATGTAGATAAACGTTATTCCGTTTAACTGTGTACTATTCACtatgtctaacatgtatatagctggaataacaataaagctcaacttcataATCTTTCTTTTGAAAATGCTCTGAACTAGGTGAATGCGGCACTCAGCAACCTCCTGAAACTGGAATCTGGTTTTCTGCTCTTCTTCCACGCCCAAACTGGCTCTCTGGATGTGGTTGCCCAGGGTCTTGTAGACAGGTTTGTGCTTTGTAATATTTATTGATATAGATTAAGATACAAGTGCCAAGAGTTAAAAAGCCCTCTCTTTGATTGTGGTCTTCAAATCTACCTGAACAGAATGGTTCTCGGCGTGGTCAGAGACAACCCAGATACCTGGGATACACGTCTACCATCTTGTGTTTTTCGACTCTGCTGTCAAGAGCACCCAAGCACTGGACAGAGACCTCTCCAGCTGTTTTACCACCAGGCACGTCCAGTACTGAACAGCCCTAGAGACATGGCTGTGAGTGTTTCTGTCACCATGCTCACACATTGTGTTCTGCCTGTTTGTGTCCTACAATCATCTTAACTGAATTCCTGGAATTTTGCTTTTTAGTTCACAGAAGAGGGCCTGAGTGACAGCTTCTTTAAAGTCCTAGAAATTCACAGGACAACTGAGGGGGAGAGAAGAAATACAGAGGATACATGTGAAgggaatatttaaatatataatatttaaataaagtacTAAGTGTGAGTAAAATGTAAACTTTACACATCATTAGAttagggtggtattagcctagtgagtaacacactcacctatgaaccagaagacccacattcaaatcccatttactacagcaagacacttaaccttaagtgtgTCCAGGGaatctgtccctgtaactactggataagtgcgtctgataaatgccataaatgtagatTAATGGTGTTCAGTTTATTTGATACAGATTGTGCACATATCAATAAACATCTGTTATGAacaattattatgtatttttcagTCTAgacaattaacattttaattattatttattagtctttgcattaattattcatctttGTCATTCTtcaccaacttttttttgtagtggAAGCTCAGAAGGAGCAATACATGTTGCATATAATACACATAAGAATATAAGATATTATTaagacaaaaacatacacagcaATGCAATTTTGGCAATATTAAAGATACTTTACAGCATATACCACACTGCGTTTCACAATCAGTTTTTAATTCCAGTATAAAGAATGTCATTCATCACACTGAAAAATCCAGCACTTAATCGTTCGGTTAAGTAAGAGTTTGTATGAACCGACAAAGCTGATGTCTCCTTGTCCAGGTTTCATCTAGAAAGACCTTCCTCTGCAGATTCTCCATTCACCTTCAACTGTGTGAGCACTGAAATGAACCAGGAGTAAAGCagttaaatatgaatatgtacTGAACATCTGAAATGCTACTTAATACACCTGCATACAATGTGTTCGActtgtcacaggttcaaaccccacatactactgTCTTCATTATCTGGATATGCGAATATGCTGAAGATGACCTGTGTATAGAAGTTGTGCTCCAGGGACAGACTAGCGGGTCAAGTATTAATCACTCAGTTATTCAATCTATTGTCTGTGGGTCTGGGGGCCAAAGCACAGTTAAGATGAAAGACAAGTTGCTTACAAATTGTGTCCCCGCTGGTCTGAGGTGAGTCAATCACGAAAGAACACTCCTGAAGAATGCTTACAGGATACTGGAGGCAGAAAATTGATGGTGATTAGGTAAGCAATGTCAACCTCTTCCACAGATCttgaatgaaacattttggTAAGGTTATAGCAAGCTTATTCAGGTTGGTGGTGCTCCTTCAGACGAACACTCAAGCACTGTCTCTCACCGGCAGCTCTCTGGGCGTGGTGACAGGTCTGGGTTCCTTGGACTGCATTCGAGTGAAAGGACTCTCTCCTGTGGTGGGGTGCACTTTGCAACACAGACGAAGAACGCTGGCAGGCAGGTGTAGGTTCCAGCTCTCAGCATGGTCTGTCATGAGTTCAGTCACCATGCTGGGCAGCAAAACATGGATTTTAATTTATACATATAACATCCATATTACAATTGGAATCCTTGTTACAAGTGTgcaaaatgtatattaattCTTAAAATACAGCAGTAGAGTCCACAGTATTTAATAGTGCAAGATTAGCCATGAGTTCTTTATAGAGACCTGTCAATCAGAGACTCTGTAGCAGAATCTAGGTAGCCGGTCTGGCGGTGTCGTATAATCATGGATCCTTTCAGAGTCTGCAGTCGATTCTTTAAGGACTGATTTAACTGGCAACAGCAGAAgcagatattattttatttacattcatCCATTCAACCAATAATTCAATTCCATCACTGGGTTAAGACACATAACATGGCTAATTAATCCTTGCCCATTCAGCTAATGTGCATACTTGCACTAAGGATTTGTTTTTATCAATGCTAACCTTTGCAACATGTAATCAATCACCACAAGCAACACATCCAATCAACGCACACGCAGTTAATTATTACTCACCTTTATTGTGGTGTTGAGATTTAGACGACAAAGGATGCCCATTGGGTACCCAAACTGTGCAAAGAGATCACAGAGAATCCATACCACCTCTGGGCTGAGAAGGCCAGTCACTGGAAATGCTTCCACCCACTTGGAGTGGTAGTCAGTTATAGTCAAAACAAACTTGTGCCCGGTCATGGTAGTTTGTAAGGGGCCTCGAAAATCCAGTCCCAGCCACTGCCACCTCTCTGTAAtctatgtgaaaaaaaacaccaaaaaggTACTGGTAAGTCAACTGTAGACTTTATTCAGTTTTCTGAATGCATGCATGATAACCAAATAAACACTGTAACCTTTATAATGCTCTGAACAGATGCCTCCTTAGTTGCTTCATTATAATGCTCCTGtataggacacattttttgtatTAGACTATTATTACAATCAATCTTTTTTGTAACTTTGAAATATACACTAACACTTACAACATTGGCTTCAGCATCACCAGGCCACTGAAGAGACTGAaattgaagacaaaaaaaatctgtaaagtTAATACCTGGAGTCAACATTTTAGACTGTGTACAATACACTACAACAATCTGTTGTTTGTGCCAATTATGGAAGTACAATTAGGAACAAGCAATGctagaaatattttttctatGAGTCAACATTAATATCCAGAACTGAAATAGTTGTTGCCATTGCCGTTTTTATGAATGATTTCAGAAATGAGTACCTGTGGAAGACAGTAATTGTTGTGGAAGAAACTGGGTAAGGTCAGTCTTCTGGACAAAGTGGAATCTCCTTGAATTGACCAGGGAATGTGTGTGATAACAGGCCTGCTGTCAAACAGGGTGAACAAGGCGTGACAGCAACACCAGAAAGGAAATAAGAATTAAGATGAATGCACACTATTGCAGTACAGAAAGCCTTTGCCAGTGTCAAAGCTTCACTACTCACTCGATTACAGTGAGTGTTGATAGTGTGCTGCCATCGAGCAGGGATCCTAAAGGGTCTGAACTtattctggagaaaaaaaaaaaaaaacacaccatcaAACCACCTGGACATCCGATAACAGCCAGGCTGGCATGTTAATAAAGCTACTACTCTTACACAGTTGAGTCTGACGTGCAAGCATGTTCTCCACTGTTCGCGATGTATGGGCTGGGCTCCTCCAGTCCCTGCCCTGAACTGTATGCCTGGGTATGTTTTGCTGTGTTTGGAggagatgcaaaactggaatcgGCATCTAATCCCTTAAGAGGATGACAAAGGTAACTCGTCGGTGAacagttttaataaatgatttaaaaataatattctaGCAAATATGTGCAAATGAGGGTACCTTAGCTCGTTTACTTCTAGGGTTAATGGCATACTGAAAACACAGGAGACATAATCAGTTCGTGAAAATAACAGAAGAACTTCTGTCCCATGAACCCTGGGCTAAAATAAAGCCATGACAGACGACAAACCTTCCTGGTGTTCTGAGGAGGTGGGAACTCAAATATGGTGGGAACTGCTCCTCGTTTCAGTCGCCCCCTTATTTTTGTCCGGCTGAAGTACCTCTCCTCGAAATGCTTGGAGCAGATCATAGTGTTGGGACAAGGAGTCCAATTCTGCCACCTCAGATTGGTAATCCATTTTTTAAGTAATTTGGGATTGTTATGAGGAAATCTGCAAGCGAAGCATGCATCCACATTAGATGCACTGACCAGTGCATTCAAGTCAGATTAATCGATATCGCAGAATGTTGCTAATGTCATCGAATCGAATATAATCTAATCCAGTCTTGGGACCTGGGGACACCCGGAGGTTCGTAACAAACATCCTTTTTTACATACCTATGAAACGTAACGCCCTTCTCTCTATAGCTCTTGCAGTTATATGCCACGCAAGTGACCGTCATTGTGCTTAAATTGTCGTTTAAAAAGAAAACGCAGAAGATAAATGTGTAAACCCAGATGTAAAAGTTTCAGCCTCTCGTTAAAAAGCTGGCTTTAGAATAACGAGCTTCTTCTGCTTTCCCGTGAACGAGTCCTGCGGTCGCCTTATCGCCCCCTAGCGGTTCGGAGTAATGCAGACAACACGGCGTACAgttctgaaataaatgtttagcTCTGATGCTTCTCTTATCACACCAATTAAAGATACTGcacatttttaacaaatgaaATTACACACGACACTGCCAAGCAACTGCCTCCAGTGACAAACGCttagaaaacatgtttttttatttcaattttctcttttattttacattccatTCCTTTCGTTCTTTGAAAATGAACATCTTGTAAGaagatatatacatttataaatgtgaaCAGTTGTTGGTACTACTAATACTAATTGATCTCTTCAAAAGTGTCCCCATTTCGTCATTGAGTCTTCTTTCTCCACTCGACTCGCCACTCATTCCAGTCCAGAAGTGTCCTGTCGGTTTGCCATCTGGCCTCATCCAATGCTGAAAATGATTGAAAGGTTAATATTATGATTGTCAGTTATTTACAATTAGGTGTCTGATAGGGCTGTTAGGAAATATCAAtgcagcaatatattgtgatattgtatcgatacaggccCATTAAGTatcattaatttatatatacaaaTTCAGTTGactgggtggtgctgtcgagtgTTTTCTTTAGGTCAGCAGGGATGAGAACCAGCgtgcaactacaacctccactcctgtagatagTG
Protein-coding regions in this window:
- the LOC114794441 gene encoding uncharacterized protein LOC114794441 isoform X1, translated to MGVECAVLTCHYKRKKETKQAGITFHMFPKNASLRQKWTEFAQREKGWSPKNWDVICSLHFLPQDFDRTGQTVRLRTNVVPSIFLDGPISTCKVGLKKNTKKTFITAGQKKIQIKKASPAKSASAVAVEQTQTCPPVSPESVADRSVQPSEQGCDVPSMEKHVIDLSVIRVHDYCLPCEMGMRAEHSTQSQSHFVQKNVIEVKGRWEWLGLELKGPLPTTKNGNRFILTVLDYYTKWVEACAIKSRGSESLALTLCELVSRLGFPLGILSRLSDGTIRKVNAALSNLLKLESGFLLFFHAQTGSLDVVAQGLVDRMVLGVVRDNPDTWDTRLPSCVFRLCCQEHPSTGQRPLQLFYHQARPVLNSPRDMAFTEEGLSDSFFKVLEIHRTTEGERRNTEDTCEGNI
- the LOC114794441 gene encoding uncharacterized protein LOC114794441 isoform X2 yields the protein MGVECAVLTCHYKRKKETKQAGITFHMFPKNASLRQKWTEFAQREKGWSPKNWDVICSLHFLPQDFDRTGQTVRLRTNVVPSIFLDGPISTCKKAGQKKIQIKKASPAKSASAVAVEQTQTCPPVSPESVADRSVQPSEQGCDVPSMEKHVIDLSVIRVHDYCLPCEMGMRAEHSTQSQSHFVQKNVIEVKGRWEWLGLELKGPLPTTKNGNRFILTVLDYYTKWVEACAIKSRGSESLALTLCELVSRLGFPLGILSRLSDGTIRKVNAALSNLLKLESGFLLFFHAQTGSLDVVAQGLVDRMVLGVVRDNPDTWDTRLPSCVFRLCCQEHPSTGQRPLQLFYHQARPVLNSPRDMAFTEEGLSDSFFKVLEIHRTTEGERRNTEDTCEGNI
- the LOC114794440 gene encoding uncharacterized protein LOC114794440 isoform X2, which codes for MTVTCVAYNCKSYREKGVTFHRFPHNNPKLLKKWITNLRWQNWTPCPNTMICSKHFEERYFSRTKIRGRLKRGAVPTIFEFPPPQNTRKYAINPRSKRAKGLDADSSFASPPNTAKHTQAYSSGQGLEEPSPYIANSGEHACTSDSTVISSDPLGSLLDGSTLSTLTVIEPVITHIPWSIQGDSTLSRRLTLPSFFHNNYCLPQSLQWPGDAEANVEHYNEATKEASVQSIIKITERWQWLGLDFRGPLQTTMTGHKFVLTITDYHSKWVEAFPVTGLLSPEVVWILCDLFAQFGYPMGILCRLNLNTTIKLNQSLKNRLQTLKGSMIIRHRQTGYLDSATESLIDSMVTELMTDHAESWNLHLPASVLRLCCKVHPTTGESPFTRMQSKEPRPVTTPRELPYPVSILQECSFVIDSPQTSGDTILLTQLKVNGESAEEGLSR
- the LOC114794440 gene encoding uncharacterized protein LOC114794440 isoform X1 is translated as MTVTCVAYNCKSYREKGVTFHRFPHNNPKLLKKWITNLRWQNWTPCPNTMICSKHFEERYFSRTKIRGRLKRGAVPTIFEFPPPQNTRKYAINPRSKRAKGLDADSSFASPPNTAKHTQAYSSGQGLEEPSPYIANSGEHACTSDSTVISSDPLGSLLDGSTLSTLTVIDRPVITHIPWSIQGDSTLSRRLTLPSFFHNNYCLPQSLQWPGDAEANVEHYNEATKEASVQSIIKITERWQWLGLDFRGPLQTTMTGHKFVLTITDYHSKWVEAFPVTGLLSPEVVWILCDLFAQFGYPMGILCRLNLNTTIKLNQSLKNRLQTLKGSMIIRHRQTGYLDSATESLIDSMVTELMTDHAESWNLHLPASVLRLCCKVHPTTGESPFTRMQSKEPRPVTTPRELPYPVSILQECSFVIDSPQTSGDTILLTQLKVNGESAEEGLSR